In Candidatus Pacearchaeota archaeon, the genomic stretch AAACCTGTTATTTCAACTGCTTTCTTTGCCATAATCATCTTGGCATCACGAGAAGCTTCATTAATGCAATCTTTTAAATACTTTTCTTGATTTTCTTTGCCTAATTCAGGATTTAAAGAAATACTCACTATTTCTGCTCTTCCATTAACAACAACTATAATTCCATTCTTTTCTTTTTCTACTCTTTCGTCCCCCAAAGAACTTTCCAAATCTTTTAACTTTTTTAAATCTTTTAATTTATCAAACATACCTTTATTTTTATTATTACCCTCTTATTCTGTCTTAAATACTACAAACAGTCAAACACCCTCCTAGCATCATCTCTTGAAATATTAATATGAGTAGGAAGGCAGACAATCCTCTTTGCTATTTCTTCTGCTTGAGGACAACTACCAACAATATAACAAACATCATTAAGTGAGGTTAAAGGAGGCACCACTACGGAGCCAAACCATCCATCGTTTAAATATATTCCCTTTTTTCTAGCTTCCCTTGCCACCTTCAATGGATTAACATTTAGTATCGGATATTTTAAAAATATTGCTTCTTTATCTTTATCCTTCTTGAAAACAACTTTAAATTCTTTTTTATTTACCAATAACGAATTATATACTTGAGCTATTTCACGCCTATGCTCATTGAACCTATCTAATTTCTTAAACTGATTTATTGCTAAAATTGCTAAAGCATTAGGCATTCTTTCTGGAAAATATGAAGGAAGTTTTCCTTGATTTTCTTTAGAAGTAACCGCTTTACTTAAAATATTCAAATTAAGAAGTGCTGCCAAAAACCCTCTTCCTATTTTTGAATTGTATAAAGGT encodes the following:
- a CDS encoding YbaB/EbfC family nucleoid-associated protein, producing the protein MFDKLKDLKKLKDLESSLGDERVEKEKNGIIVVVNGRAEIVSISLNPELGKENQEKYLKDCINEASRDAKMIMAKKAVEITGFGF